TGTTTCTTAACTGATTGATTCTCGCATCTGCCGGAATAATAAAATTCAGATCTGAATACATAGGATAATCACTAATCTTAGAACTTGTACTGAATGTGCTTTGAGGCATCATATGCTCTCTGTTATACCCTAGCCCTTCAGCATTGGCACCAGATACCATTTGATTAGATTTATATTCATAAGCATCTGGTCCTGACGGAATTTCTGAATAAATATCTAAAAGATATTCTGTGTTGGAAGCATCGTGATCATAATATTTATCAAGATCGGTCTGATTATAAAGATTCGGAAGATCATCATAGTGCCAGTTGACCATTTTCTCTGAAATAATATCATGAATCTTAGATTTCAGGGCATAGCCAGTTAATCCGGCTGTTCCGTTATAATATCCGGCAGGAGCCTGCGCAGAAATATAAGAAGAAATCAAAATAATAGGAAGTAGAATTTTTTTCATGCCTTAAAAATTGGACGGCTAAATTAGTAAAATAAAGAATGTAAAAGTTTGAATATTTTATTAAGAATATATTAATTTTCGGAATATAAAAAATTGGAAATTAAAATATTGACATGATATATATTATGGATGTGATAATTTTTTTTAGCATTCCGTCAATTTGGTTATCTTTGGGAACTAACTATTATCAATATGAATACAGAGACAATTGACAACATCAAAATGATAGCGGAGACAGCTAGAGAATTTGCAGAAAAGAATATCCGACCGAATATTATGGAGTGGGATGAGAGCCAGACTTTTCCAAAAGATTTATTCCATCAATTAGGAGAAATGGGCTTTATGGGAATTGTAGTTCCTGAGCAATACGGAGGATCCGGTTTAGGCTATCACGAATATGTTACTATCCTGGATGAAATTTCTCAGGTAGACCCGTCTATTGGTCTTTCTTTAGCAGCACACAACTCTCTTTGTACAAATCATATTTATGAGTTTGGAAATGAAGAACAGAGACACAAATGGCTTCCTCAGTTAGCTTCCGGGAAATAATCGGAGCATGGGGATTAACGGAGCATAACACTGGTTCAGATTCAGGAGGGATGTCTACCACTGCTGTGAAAGATGGTGATGAGTGGATCATCAGCGGAGCTAAAAACTTTATTACTCATGCTATTTCAGGTGATATTGCTGTAGTAATGACCAGAACAGGTGAAAAAGGAGCTAAAAACAACTCTACAGCTTTTGTTTTAGAAAAAGGAATGCCTGGATTTACTTCAGGGAAAAAAGAAAATAAATTAGGAATGCGTGCTTCTGAAACCGCAGAATTAATTTTTGATAACGTACGTGTACCAGACTCTCACCGTTTAGGTGAAGTAGGTGAAGGATTCAAGCAAGCGATGAAAATCCTTGACGGAGGTAGAATTTCTATTGCAGCATTAAGTTTAGGAACTGCCAGAGGAGCTTATAAAGCTGCTTTAAAATATGCTAAAGAAAGACATCAATTTGGAAAATCAATCTCTGAATTCCAGGCGATCAACTTCATGCTTGCTGATATGGCTACCGAAATTGATGCTGCAGAACTTTTGATTCAAAGAGCGGCAACATTGAAAAATGCTAAGCAAAAAATGACAAAAGAAGGAGCTATGGCAAAATTATATGCTTCTGAAGCTTGTGTAAGAATTGCTAATAATGGTGTTCAGATCTTCGGAGGTTACGGATATACAAAAGACTTCCCTGCTGAAAAATTCTACAGAGATTCTAAGCTTTGTACAATTGGGGAAGGAACTTCTGAAATCCAGAGACTGGTGATCGGAAGAGATATTACAAAATAAATTTAACCCTCATACAAATGATTAAACAGGCCCTTTTAGGTGAATTTTTGCATGAAGCAGAAAACACCAGAAAAATTTTAAAAGCAATCCCTGATAGCGCTTTAGACTGGAAACCATCTGAAAAAAACTGGACAACCGGTCAGCTCGCCTCTCATATTGCAGAAGTGTACAACTGGTACGACCCTACCTTTAATCAGGACGTCTTTGACATGGGAAAATATCAGTACGATAAAGGTGATATTTCTAAAGCCGAAAATATTGTAGCAAAATTTGAAGAAAATGTAGCTAGGGCACAGAAAGTTTTGGAAGAGTCTGATGAAAATACTTATTTCAATGAATGGAAAATGGAAATGAATGGCCATGCTATTTTTCCTGCTTCTCCAAGAGTTCAGGTGGTAAGAGGTTTTCTTTATAATCATTTATACCATCACAGAGGTGAATTGGTTGTTTATTTAAGATCAACCGGAAATAAAGTTCCAGGGCTTTATGGTCCAACTGCTGATGATATGAGATAAACGATAATTATTTTAATAAAAAAATGAATGACATACGTGATTTGCGTATGTCATTTTTTCATTTTGAGACATTATTATTTTAGGTATATTCAATGTATCACATAATATATTAAATGGATAATCTAAAATTTTCTTAAAAATTTTTGTTTTTCGTAATATAATTTTTATTAATTTCGATATACCATAATAAAAACAAATATTTAATATGAAAAGACAATTAACCCTGCTTGGGATGCTTCTTGTTACAGGAGTTTCCTTCGCACAGACTGACCGTCTTTGGTCTCAGGAAGTTTCAAAAACAGCTTCACAGCCTTTTGAAAACAAAACAAGCATCCGAAATCCAAAACTATTCAATCTGAATATCAACGGATTAAAGAATGCCCTGGCTAAAGCTCCAAAGAGACTCGCAGTCGGCGAAAAATCAGAAGTCATCATTTCTTTTCCGAATTCCGATGGCAGAATGGAAACCTTTAAAGTAAAAGAAAATTCCAACTTCACTCCCGAATTAGCTGCCAAATACCCAGACATTAAATCTTATGTAGGCCAGGGACTTGAAGATCCTAACTCAACAGTCTATTTCAGCGTTTCTTCATTAGGACTATCATCCATGGAAATCTATGGCGATAAATCAGCAGTCTTCATTGAACCTTATTCAAAAGATCTTTCTACGTATGTTGTTTACAAAAAATCTGACAAAACCGATGATCTTAACAAGTTTGAATGTACCGTAATTGATGTTGCTAAAAAAGGTGTATCCAACGCAGGTGTTGCAGCAAGACCTAACGCTGACGATGCCAAATTAAGAACATTCAGATTAGCATTATCTTGTACAGGAGAATACACTACTTATTTTGGGGGAACAAAAGCCCAGGCTTTGGCCGCTATGAATAACACAATGACTCGTGTAAACGGTGTTTTTGAAAAAGATTTCGCTGCGAGAATGGTTCTTATTGCGAACAATGATGCTGTAATTTATACCAATGCTTCCACAGATCCTTATTCAGCAGCATCCGGAATGAACAGCTGGAATTCCCAACTACAAAGTACACTGACTTCTGTTATTGGAGAAGCTAATTATGATATCGGCCACTTATTCGGAGCTACCGGTGGGGGTGGAAACGCAGGCTGTATCGGCTGTATCTGTACCAATGGTTCAAAAGGTAGCGGTTATACTTCTCCTGCAGATGCTATCCCATCAGGAGATAATTTTGATATCGATTATGTAGCTCATGAAATGGGGCATCAGTTCGGTGGAAATCATACATTCTCTATGAATAATGAAGGTACCGGAGCTAATATGGAGCCTGGTTCAGGATCAACAATCATGGGATATGCCGGAATTACCAGCCAGGATGTTCAGCCACACTCTGACGCATTTTTCCATGCTATAAGCATCCAGCAGATCACCAATAATATTAAAGCTAAAACTTGTTCTGTAAATACCAACACAGGAAATTCTATTCCAACAGCGAATGCAGGCTTAGATTATACGATTCCAAAAGGTACTCCATTTGTGCTGACCGGGACCGGAACGGATACAGATGGCGATTCTTTAACGTATGTGTGGGAACAAATGGATAATGCTTCCTCTTCCCAAACAGGAGCAAGTTCTGCGGCAAGCGCTACAAAAGCTTCAGGGCCTAATTTTAGATCATGGACACCTACAACTGTTCCTACTAGATACTTCCCAAGAATGGCTTCTATCCTAGCCGGATCGACGACTACAGCAGGCTCAGAAATTACAGTAGAAGCACTTTCTTCTGTAGCACGAACATTAAATTTCAGATTCACTGTTCGTGACAACAGAGCCGGAGGTTCAGGAAACAATTCGGACGATGCAGTTATTACAGTAAATAGTACTGCAGGACCATTTGCTGTTACTTCTCAAAATTCAGCAACTACTTATTCAGGTGGAAGTTCACAAACTGTAACCTGGGATGTAGCGGGAACTACTGCCAATGGAGTAAATACTGCTAATGTGGATATTCTTTGGTCTACAGACAGCGGAAATACCTGGACTACCCTATTATCAGGAACTCCTAATGATGGTTCACAAGCCGTAACAATTCCTAATGTTTCTACTACTACAGGAAGAATTAT
This is a stretch of genomic DNA from Chryseobacterium tructae. It encodes these proteins:
- a CDS encoding DinB family protein, which codes for MIKQALLGEFLHEAENTRKILKAIPDSALDWKPSEKNWTTGQLASHIAEVYNWYDPTFNQDVFDMGKYQYDKGDISKAENIVAKFEENVARAQKVLEESDENTYFNEWKMEMNGHAIFPASPRVQVVRGFLYNHLYHHRGELVVYLRSTGNKVPGLYGPTADDMR
- a CDS encoding reprolysin-like metallopeptidase; amino-acid sequence: MKRQLTLLGMLLVTGVSFAQTDRLWSQEVSKTASQPFENKTSIRNPKLFNLNINGLKNALAKAPKRLAVGEKSEVIISFPNSDGRMETFKVKENSNFTPELAAKYPDIKSYVGQGLEDPNSTVYFSVSSLGLSSMEIYGDKSAVFIEPYSKDLSTYVVYKKSDKTDDLNKFECTVIDVAKKGVSNAGVAARPNADDAKLRTFRLALSCTGEYTTYFGGTKAQALAAMNNTMTRVNGVFEKDFAARMVLIANNDAVIYTNASTDPYSAASGMNSWNSQLQSTLTSVIGEANYDIGHLFGATGGGGNAGCIGCICTNGSKGSGYTSPADAIPSGDNFDIDYVAHEMGHQFGGNHTFSMNNEGTGANMEPGSGSTIMGYAGITSQDVQPHSDAFFHAISIQQITNNIKAKTCSVNTNTGNSIPTANAGLDYTIPKGTPFVLTGTGTDTDGDSLTYVWEQMDNASSSQTGASSAASATKASGPNFRSWTPTTVPTRYFPRMASILAGSTTTAGSEITVEALSSVARTLNFRFTVRDNRAGGSGNNSDDAVITVNSTAGPFAVTSQNSATTYSGGSSQTVTWDVAGTTANGVNTANVDILWSTDSGNTWTTLLSGTPNDGSQAVTIPNVSTTTGRIMVKGSNHIFFDVNNANISVNAGSGTPDTVAPTAPTLAASGTTSTSTNLSWSGATDNVGVTGYDLYMNASLIGSTASTSYTVTSLTPSTTYSFSVKAKDAAGNASSSSNTVNVTTLAGGGTVTYCSASASNTADERIGKVTFGTINNTSTGTAGYENFTSVSTNVTRGSSYALSITPTWTSTKYNEAYAVYIDYNGNGSFADSGELVWSKAGSTTSPVTGSVTIPSTAVLGSTRMRVMMKYSTIPTSSCEAYTYGQVEDYTVNIVSSGRGELSNTKDLMTDIKLYPNPVKDIMYISNTVSEDYKIFDMSGKVVDSGKLQRGSVNVSNLIKGAYMIQIGEVSKRFVKN